The window ATTTAATCCAATTATACCTTTTGCGTAAATAAATTGAAGAAGTTTAAGCGCTGTAGATTTATAAACAATTTTATCTTTTTCATCAAGCTGAGTAGATTTCCATTTAATATCAAACTCATTAGCAAACTCTTCTAATGCGTTATCAGTTATCCCTTTATCTAATTGATAGATGGGTAAAATATCTTTTAAAGCATTTTTTTTATCGATTGTCACCTGTGGGTTTGTTTTTAAAATTGCAAAGCTAAACGGCGAAATCAAATCTTTGTTAAGCCAAACCTTGCCTTTTTCAAACTCATACCTAAACCTTGGCTGTTTTGGCAGAAATAAGGTGATGATAAAAACCGTAATTAACATCATCACGTATTTTAAATTCGATGAATATTTACGGTAAAGAATTTTATGCGAATTTTTTTTAATTTTTGCCAAAACGATAAATTTAAAATGCTGTCAAAATTAACATTTTTATCTAATATTCATTTTACTGTTTTCAGTTGAAATTACCCATTTAGTAGTGAAAGCCTTGATTTCTTTACAGATAAAGCTATCAGATTATTATTTGCAAACGGCAACCTCCTAAAAGGATTACGAACGAAAACTTTAAACCTGACGGCAACGGCATCTCCTGATTTTTTGGGAATACAGTGAACGGCAGGGCTGCAGGAAGCGAAACGGCGGAAGCTTTCGTTTTCAAATAAAAATTTTAAAGGCAGATTAGTGGTTAAAAATGATTTCAACCCACATTAAAAAACAATTTAATACGTTATTGCAATACCTAAATTTGCATAACTTAGCGGCCTAACCAAAAACTCATAAAAATATTATTCATGAAAGAAGTTGTAATTGTATCAGCGGTAAGAACGCCTATTGGGAGTTTTGGAGGTTCTTTAGCTTCATTCTCTGCTACCCAATTGGGTGGTTTTGCTATTAAAAGCGCCGTTGAAAGAGCGGGATTAAATCCAGAACAAATTCAAGAAGTTTACATGGGCAATGTGCTGTCGGCCAACTTAGGTCAGGCACCGGCTACGCAGGCGGCAAAATTTGCAGGTTTGCCAGATTTGCCCGCAACGGCTATAAATAAAGTTTGTGCTTCGGGTACAAAGGCAATTATGCTTGCTGCCCAAAGCATTGCAAATGGCGACAACGAAATTATTGTTGCTGGCGGAATGGAAAGCATGAGCAACGTACCTTATTATTTAGATAAGGCCAGAAATGGGTATCGTTTAGGGCATGGACAAATTACCGATGGCCTTGTTAAAGATGGTTTATGGGATGTTTACAATGATTACCACATGGGTTCTGCAGCTGAACTTTGTGCCTCAGAATGTAATATTAGTCGCGAAGAACAAGATAATTTTGCCATCGAATCTTATAAACGAGCGCAAGCTGCACAAACCAGTGGAAAATTTGCGAGTGAAATTGTAGCCATCGAAGTAAAAGACAGAAAAGGAGATATTACAATAATTGATACTGACGATGAACCAACAGCAGTAAAATTTGACAAAATACCAGGTTTAAAGCCTGTATTTAAAAAAGATGGTACAGTAACTGCAGCAAACGCATCTACCTTAAATGATGGTGCAGCTGCAGTAGTTTTAATGAGTGCTGAGAAAGCTAAAGAACTTGGAATTAAACCATTTGCAAAAATTTTAGCTTTTGCTGATGCCCAACAAGCACCAGAATGGTTTACAACATCACCATCAAAAGCCATTCCTTTAGCTTTGCAGAAGGCAAATATAGATATTAAAAATGTCGATTTTTTTGAAATTAATGAAGCTTTTTCTGTAGTTTCCATTGCCAATAATCAGCTTTTGAATTTGAACGAAAATCAAGTAAACGTAAATGGTGGAGCAGTTTCCCTTGGTCATCCACTTGGCGCTTCGGGCGCAAGGATTTTAGTTACTCTGCTATCCGTACTTGAGCAAAATGACGGAAAAATTGGGGTTGCAGGCATTTGCAATGGTGGTGGCGGTGCAAGTGCAATCGTTATCGAAAAAATTTAATAATTTGGTGAGTCGGATTTTTCATGATTAGGTTTGAAACATAAATGAATAAAGTGAAATATTATATTTTCATCGTCATTATTTGCTTTGCTGGCTTCAGCTTGAAAGCACAACCGCAAAATAAATTTGTGGTTTTTCAGGATTCGCTAATAAAAATTTCAAAAGCAGTATTGGCAGCGGATAGTGATGTACGAAAGTTAGAAGCCAATGGTCGTTTTGTTAAAACATTGGTGGAAGCACTTAAAATCCAAAACTCGTTTGACTTTAACTTCGACTCACTAAAAAATATTTCGATTATTAAATCACCAGATAAAATATTCAGAATTTTGAGCTGGTATGTTCAACAGGAAAATGGCACTTACAGATATTATGGAGCCATTCAGATGAATACAAATAGCGCACCTTTAAAACTTTTCCCATTAATTGATCAAACTGAAAACATTAGTGATCCAAACGCGATTACGAATAACCAAAAATGGTATGGAGCAAGATATTATGAAATTGTTCCGGTAACAAGTGGCAATCGACTACCTTATTATGTTTTGCTTGGCTGGAAAGGCAATACGCAAACCACCACAAAAAAAGTTATCGAAATTTTAAGTATTAATAAAGATGCTTTAACTTTTGGAGCGCCAGTTTTCGATGGAAAAGAACTAACGGATAAAAATAGAATTATATTTGAATATGTTAAGTCGAACGCTATGACCCTTAAAACGGATCAAAAAGCGGGCTTAATTGTGTTTGATCATTTGGCACCTTTCGATTCGCAAATGATTGGAAAATATGAATATTATGGATCAGATGGTACCTTTGACGGTTTCAAGATTATAGGTGGAAAATTGAAGTTTCAGCAAAATTTAGAATTAAATAATGATGCAAATGCTACGGATGAACTATATGCTGATCCAAAGAAAAATTTGAAACCTGTCCGCAAATTTTAAAGTTTTAGCATCCTATCATAATCATTACTTACCGTCATGTTAAAAATTTGTGAGTTTGCTAATCGCTACCTATATTGCGCTTTCTGAAATTCATAAAATTTTATTTCGTAGAACTAACTGACTAAACAATATTAATTCAAATATGGCATTAGAAACCGTAGCCTTAAATCAAGATGAAATACTTGATCTTCACCTAAATAGCAATGGTGTTGACACTCAAAAATTAATAAATCACCCTGTTGGATTATTTGTTTTATTCTTCACAGAAATGTGGGAAAGATTTAGCTACTATGGAATGAGGTCACTTCTGGTGCTCTTTTTAGTAAGTGAAATGAGTAAAGGTGGCTGGCAATGGGCCCGACCAGAAGCGTTACAACTGTATGCATGGTACACCGGTTTGGCATATTTTACACCAATAATTGGTGGTCTTATAGCCGACAGAATAACAGGATATAGAAAAGCAGTAATTTTGGGCGCAATCACCATGACTTTAGGTCATGCAACAATGGCTTTAGAAGGCGTAAACAGTAACTTATTTTATTTAGGATTATTTTTCCTAATTGCTGGAAACGGTTTATTTAAACCAAACATTTCTTCCATGGTTGGTAAACTTTATCCACCCACAAGTGATAAAAAAGATGCAGCTTATACCATTTTTTATATGGGCATTAACAGTGGCGCATTTTTAGGCATGTTAATGTGCGGCTACGTTGGTGAAAAGGTTGGATGGCACTGGGGCTTTGGTTTAGCAGGTGTATTTATGTTTTTCGGGATGCTTCAATTTTATTTAGGTCAAAAAATATTTGGCGTTATAGGCGCATCTATTAATAAAACCGAAAAAGTTGAGGATCCTACAGAAGAGGTTCTTCCAAAAAAAGTGGTTAACCAAAGACTTTGGGTTGTTGCGATTCTATCATTATTTACGATTTTCTTCTGGATGGTTTTTGAACAAGCAGGTGGTTCTATGACTATTTTCGCAAAGGATTACACCCTCAGAAATTTAACGGGTGGTGCAAGTACAACGTTTAAGTGGGTTGATGCTGCTTTAACTATTTTCCCATTGGTAGCAGTAACCGTTGTTCTTTTTACTTTAGCACTTAAAATCGCTAAAAAATATCCAGCTACCATATTCTTTACTGCATTAAGTTTTTTAATCATCTGGGGATTAGCAATTTGGAAAGTTCAAAAAGAGTTTAGCTCGTTAAATACAGAGGTTCCAGCATCATGGTTTGGTATTTTGAACTCATTTTTTATTGTAACCCTCGCCCCTTTCTTCTCTAAACTTTGGGAAACAAAATTTAATCCCGGCGGACCAGTAAAATTTGGAATGGGATTAGTCTTTGTTGGAATTGGCTTTGCCGGATTAGCTTACGGAGGTATGGATATCGCTAGAGGGGCTTCAACCGCCCAGGTAAGTATGTTTTGGTTAATTTTTGCTTATTTCTTTCACACCGTAGGTGAACTTTGTGTTTCTCCGGTAGGTTTGTCATATGTGAGCAAATTGGCACCAGCCAAACTAGTTGGTTTAATGTTCGGCTTTTGGTTTACCTGTACCGCAATAGGAAACTGGCTTGCTGGTACTACGGGCGGATTAATAGACCAAATAAGTTCTAAATATTCAATCTCTGCATTTTTTTTAATATTCACTTTTATACCAATCGTAGCCGGATTAATCATGTTTGCTTTAAATCCGCTTTTACGCAAATGGATGAATGGAGTACACTAAATTTCAATTAAAATAATTTAAAAACCCGTTTATACGGGTTTTTTCGTTTACTAGAGTAATTACATGGAAAACACAATTTCGATAGAAGAAATACAAAGTTTTGAAGGTAAATATCCTAAGCAATTATGGTATTTATCATTGGTAGAAATGTGGGAGCGTTTCTGTTTTTACGGAATGCGAGGTGTACTTGCTTTCTTTATGGTTGATCAATTGCATTTAACTGATCAAAAATCAAACCTTCAATATGGTGCTATACAAGCATTTGTATATGCTTTTACCTTTATTGGAGGAATCTTTGCCGATAAAATTTTAGGGTTTAAAAAATCACTTTTTTGGGGTGGATTTTTAATGATTATTGGAAATCTAATTTTAGCTTTTTCCCCTAGAGAATTATTTTACGTGGGCATAACCTTATCCATAATTGGTACAGGCTTTTTTAAACCCAACATTTCATCAATGGTTGGCGAACTTTATCATGAAAAAGATAACCGCAGAGACGCTGGATATGGTTTATTTTATGCAAGTATAAATGTAGGTGGTTTAGCTGGGGGCGCCTTATGCATTTATCTGGGTAAATATGTTTCTTGGAACTTATGTTTCTTATCAGCAGCTTTAGTAATGGTTTTCGGCTTAGGAACCTTCATTTTTACCAAGAAATTTTTAGGTTCTATTGGCAACTCACCACTATTACACTTAGAAAAGCCAAAAAGAAGTGCTTACGAAATCGCGGTTTACATCGGCTCGCTTTTATGTATTCCACTAATTTTTATAATGGTGAAAAACACCGACTATACAGACTATTTTATGTATACAATCGGTGTTGTTGCGCTAGCTTATTTCTTGTTTGAAACCATTAAAATTAAAGAACGAAAAGCACAATATAAATTGTTAGCAGCTTTTGTATTTATATTTTGCTACTTTATATTCATGGCAATTTCCGAGCAAAGTGGTGGTTCATTGTCTTTATTTGCGAAGGATAATTTAGATTATAAATTGCTATTTTTCAAAATAGATCCAAATGTAATTAACAATAGCGTAAATTCATTTTTCGTAATTGTTTTAAGTCCGATTGTCGGTATTTTATGGCTACTGATGTACAAACGCAAAATTGAACCGAATACAGTTGTTAAATTTGGAATCGGATTTTTATTACTTGCCGCTAGTTTTTATGTTTTTTATGCCACTCGGTTTTTTGCCAATACACAAGGAATTAGCTCTTTAAACATTTTCACATTTGCTTATTTACTTCTTACTTTAGGCGAGTTATGTTTAGGTCCTATCGGGATGTCAATCATTACTAAGTTATCTCCAAAAAAAATGTTTGGGATGATGATGGGACTTTGGTTTTTATCAAGTGCATTTGGCCAATTAGTTGCCGGAAAACTGGGCGCAAGCATGTCTAGCATCGAAAACGCCTCATTGATGACAAAATTAGTCTCCTACACAGAAGGTTATAAATCTCTAGCTATATATTCTTTAGTAGCTGGTTTGGCGTTAATCATAATTTCACCTCTAATAAAAAGATTAATGGCAGAGGTCCGATAATGCCTTTTAACAGTATTTAACCCATAGTAGCAATGTTGCATGCGGGTTTTTCATTTTTAATATTTACTTTCGCCACTCTTAAATACTAAAGTTGAAAAACTAAAGCCAAGGTGAAAAGTAAACAGCTTAAATTAAATAACCAAACACGTGTCAGATAGTTTAGTCATCATTCCCACTTACAATGAAAAGGAAAATATAGAGAAGATAATCCGTAAAGTATTTTCCTTAGAGCAGCCTTTTCATGTCTTAATAATTGATGATGGATCGCCTGATGGAACAGCTGCTATCGCAAAATCACTTCTTAATGAGTATTCAGGTCGCTTGTTTATAGAAGAACGAGCTGGGAAACAAGGTTTAGGCACCGCTTATATTTATGGGTTTAAATGGGCATTGCTACAAAATTATGCTTACATATTTGAAATGGATGCAGACTTTTCGCATAATCCAAATGACTTAAGTCGTTTACGTGAGGCGTGCTTAAATGATGCTGACGTTGCAATAGGCTCTAGATACGTAAACGGTGTAAATGTGGTAAACTGGCCAATGGGAAGGGTTTTAATGTCTTATTTCGCTTCGATGTATGTTCGTTTTATCACGCGGATTAACATTCAAGACGCTACAGCTGGATTTAAATGTTATCGCCGCATTGTATTGGAAACAATCCCATTGAATAAAATTAAATTTGTGGGTTATGCCTTTCAAATTGAGATGAAATTTACTGCAATCAAGTTTGGATTTAACGTAGTTGAAGTTCCTATAATATTTACCGACAGAACGGAAGGTACGTCAAAAATGAGCACTAAAATTTTTAGAGAAGCTTTTTTGGGCGTTATCCAGATGAAAATGAATAGTTGGTTCAGGAATTATAAAAGGTAATATTCAGTTTTGGAGTCGTGAGTTTAGCGTACTCCAAGTGCCATAGGGAACTAACATCTTTTTTCAAATTATTACTCAAACTTAAGATTATAGCTCAAACTTTTCAGCATCCCAGATTTAAGACTTATTTCCCTTACTTTCCCTTATCATCGCTCCAAAATCTTGCTGTTTATCCATTGCAGTAATTGTCATCACAATACGTTTTGTACGGGTAGCTTCTGTTTTAGCCTGATTAATCCAATTGATATAATAGTTCTGATGTGACTTAGCTTGTTTGAGAAAATTATGCATTAAATGCTCTTCTTCCGCTAAGCAAATTTCCAAATCTTCAGGCATCTCTATTTTGAAATTTTTATCTTCCTCCAAAATAAGTTCTAGACTGGCGCCAAATTCTTTTTTAAGTTTCTTTCGCAATTCAGCTTTCAAAGCTAAAATAAAATCACCCTCACCAATTGGCATAACTGCCATTCCATCAACCTCAATATTATCTATTCTACCTTTAACCCTAAAGCTCTTTTTGCAATTTTGCTTTATATTATTTGCTAAAACAGCTGGAATAAAAACATAACTCCAACCAGATTTTTCTCCCATTTGTTCGAAACGTTCTATTTCTGCTTTGAAGTGGATCATGGATAGTTTAAATGATAGTGAATGCTTCTTCCTCCACCGAAGGCAACTAAAATACCTAAGTTTTCCAATACTTGAAGATCACGGGTAGCAGTAGCTTTCGAGGTACTCGTGATTGAGATATATTTTTTGGTACTCATTCCTCCTATAAAACCATCTAAACCAAAGCTGTACATTTTTTGTAATACTTTTTGCTGTCTTTCATTTAATCTCTCTTTAAATAGGTCAAATACTTTTATTTTATTTAACGTAAAATCAATCATCTTTTTTGCTCCAAGCTGAGCATCCAAGGCTACATCGACAAAATAAATTAACCAGTCAGTTATTTCATTACTCTTCTGAGCGTTTTTCAACGCTTGGTAATATTTTTCCTTATCACTTTCAATCGTCTTAGATAAACTAAGCGAAACAGGCCTACCTAATGTTTGTGAAATTGCTTTTTCTGCAATAGCTCTTCCAATCCTACCATTCCCATCTTCAAACGGGTGAATAGATTCAAAATATAAATGTGCTATGCCTGCTCTAATTATTGGATCTTTAATTTCTTGTTTATTATTAGGTGAGGTTCTATTAAACCATTCGAAAAAAACATCCATTTCATGCGATACTTTGGAAGATGGCGGAGCCTCAAAATGTACTATTTCATTGCTTAATCGCCCAGAAACAACCTGCATTTTATCATTGCTTGTTCTCCAACTTCCAACATTTATACTATTGTTATTTACAAATAAAAGTTTATGCCAGTTTGATAATACCTGATTATTTAAAGCCTCCTCAAAAGTGTTTCTAACATTAATCATTAAATCAGCAATTCCCGAAGCTCGTTTATCTTTAACAATCTCGGATGTTTTATTTAATCCCAGATTATTTTTAATTGATGACATCACATCTTCTCTACTCAAGAATTCGCCTTCAATCTCCGATGTTTTAATTGCTTCCGCTAACATCAATTCGAGTATAGTCTCTTGCCTCACATTAGCAGATAAAGACTTCAATAGGGCATTGACTTCTCCAGTTCCCTGTGCAAAATCATACAGCTTTCGCTCAATTTTATTAATCAAAAACGTAAAATTAGGCCAATCTGGCAGCTCCCAATTGTATAACATGAGTCGAATATACAATTTATTCGGCTCAAAAAATAGCTTATTTATGAGCCGATTAGCGATTCTATTCGGCTCATGAAAATTTTCTTATTGAGATAAGGACAGTTGTTCTTCTTTTGGAGGATTTCCTAGAAAGTAAAATTCATAAATTACTTCGAATTGATTCTTGTCTCGGCTAAATTTTCTAATAGCGATCTTCTAACAAACAAAATCTAAACTTATATCGTCAAAAATGTTATTCGCAATTTTAATTTGATTAGGAGTTAGCTTTCTACCAATGGAAATGTGAGCTCCAGCTCCGCTTACAAAATCCGTTGATTTTAATCCATCTCTGAAACTTTTCAGAAGAACTCTCAAATATCGTTTTGAATTAGCAGATGGTAATAGAACTACAGCTCCGTTCCCATCAGATATAATTAAATTATCGAATAATACATTTTGAGATTTTTGACTGTAACAAAAATTCCTAACATATAATTTACAGCTAATAAACTCCTTATGATTTGCATAGAATTCAAGAATTGTAATGTGTGCTTCTGAATTTCGGCTGGCATAATAACCAACCTTATCTGCCAAAATATCTTTGATGGCCCTAACATTAGCAATGATTTCTTTTTGAGGGTAAACAACTACTGAATACCGCTCTTGATTTAATTTTAAACTCATACTTTTCAATTATTATTTCTTTTAATCAGCAGCCACTGGATTCATCTGAATATCCAACTTTGCAAACTTTAAAACCTCAACACTTGGAAAGCCGAAATCCTCTACTACTTTTCCTAGAATCAAATAGCAACCTTTCCCTTTAAAAGGATACATGGGCGTTGTGTTGGGAAAATGTGTTGTGTCAAAAAAATCGCCATTTTTATCTAAAAAAGTACCAAACCACATTTTGGTGTTTTTAATGGTATGAACTGTTTTTTCACAAACATAATTCCCAACCATTTTAACAGTTTTTCCAATATTATTATTTAAATCCGCGGCCATAACATCTCCCCTATAATCGGTTTTCAAAAAATCGAACATATTGAAGTTTAAAGGAAAATCAAGGAGCTCGAGTTCAGTATAAGCATCTTCGAGCGCAGAGTTTTCCAACTTAGGCAGGGTATATTCTTTGTGTTCGATATTAAATAATTCAGCTGTGTTTAGTCGCTTTTGACTATGGCCTAAATAAGTGTAAATCTCCCATAATAAAGTCTTTTTATCTTTTCCTGTAAACCGTAAAGCGCCGAGTCTTATTAAGAGAATCGCTTGTTCAAGTGTGATTTGGGTTCTTTTTACAAACTCCTCTAAATCTTTAAATGGTCCGTTTAAGTTACGTTCTTGCGGAATGCACTGAATAAATTTATTTTCTAATCCTTGCACACCTATGAAACCCAAATAAGCGTCATTCCCTTTGATATTTACCACTTCATCGCTTCGATTTACACAAGGCAAATGAACATTTGCACCTGTTTTTTGCAACTCATGAACATAAACCCAGCGGGTATAAAAACCGCCATAATTATTTAATACGGCCACCATAAATTCTTTAGGATAATAAGTTTTA is drawn from Pedobacter mucosus and contains these coding sequences:
- a CDS encoding acetyl-CoA C-acyltransferase translates to MKEVVIVSAVRTPIGSFGGSLASFSATQLGGFAIKSAVERAGLNPEQIQEVYMGNVLSANLGQAPATQAAKFAGLPDLPATAINKVCASGTKAIMLAAQSIANGDNEIIVAGGMESMSNVPYYLDKARNGYRLGHGQITDGLVKDGLWDVYNDYHMGSAAELCASECNISREEQDNFAIESYKRAQAAQTSGKFASEIVAIEVKDRKGDITIIDTDDEPTAVKFDKIPGLKPVFKKDGTVTAANASTLNDGAAAVVLMSAEKAKELGIKPFAKILAFADAQQAPEWFTTSPSKAIPLALQKANIDIKNVDFFEINEAFSVVSIANNQLLNLNENQVNVNGGAVSLGHPLGASGARILVTLLSVLEQNDGKIGVAGICNGGGGASAIVIEKI
- a CDS encoding peptide MFS transporter → MALETVALNQDEILDLHLNSNGVDTQKLINHPVGLFVLFFTEMWERFSYYGMRSLLVLFLVSEMSKGGWQWARPEALQLYAWYTGLAYFTPIIGGLIADRITGYRKAVILGAITMTLGHATMALEGVNSNLFYLGLFFLIAGNGLFKPNISSMVGKLYPPTSDKKDAAYTIFYMGINSGAFLGMLMCGYVGEKVGWHWGFGLAGVFMFFGMLQFYLGQKIFGVIGASINKTEKVEDPTEEVLPKKVVNQRLWVVAILSLFTIFFWMVFEQAGGSMTIFAKDYTLRNLTGGASTTFKWVDAALTIFPLVAVTVVLFTLALKIAKKYPATIFFTALSFLIIWGLAIWKVQKEFSSLNTEVPASWFGILNSFFIVTLAPFFSKLWETKFNPGGPVKFGMGLVFVGIGFAGLAYGGMDIARGASTAQVSMFWLIFAYFFHTVGELCVSPVGLSYVSKLAPAKLVGLMFGFWFTCTAIGNWLAGTTGGLIDQISSKYSISAFFLIFTFIPIVAGLIMFALNPLLRKWMNGVH
- a CDS encoding peptide MFS transporter — protein: MENTISIEEIQSFEGKYPKQLWYLSLVEMWERFCFYGMRGVLAFFMVDQLHLTDQKSNLQYGAIQAFVYAFTFIGGIFADKILGFKKSLFWGGFLMIIGNLILAFSPRELFYVGITLSIIGTGFFKPNISSMVGELYHEKDNRRDAGYGLFYASINVGGLAGGALCIYLGKYVSWNLCFLSAALVMVFGLGTFIFTKKFLGSIGNSPLLHLEKPKRSAYEIAVYIGSLLCIPLIFIMVKNTDYTDYFMYTIGVVALAYFLFETIKIKERKAQYKLLAAFVFIFCYFIFMAISEQSGGSLSLFAKDNLDYKLLFFKIDPNVINNSVNSFFVIVLSPIVGILWLLMYKRKIEPNTVVKFGIGFLLLAASFYVFYATRFFANTQGISSLNIFTFAYLLLTLGELCLGPIGMSIITKLSPKKMFGMMMGLWFLSSAFGQLVAGKLGASMSSIENASLMTKLVSYTEGYKSLAIYSLVAGLALIIISPLIKRLMAEVR
- a CDS encoding polyprenol monophosphomannose synthase gives rise to the protein MSDSLVIIPTYNEKENIEKIIRKVFSLEQPFHVLIIDDGSPDGTAAIAKSLLNEYSGRLFIEERAGKQGLGTAYIYGFKWALLQNYAYIFEMDADFSHNPNDLSRLREACLNDADVAIGSRYVNGVNVVNWPMGRVLMSYFASMYVRFITRINIQDATAGFKCYRRIVLETIPLNKIKFVGYAFQIEMKFTAIKFGFNVVEVPIIFTDRTEGTSKMSTKIFREAFLGVIQMKMNSWFRNYKR
- a CDS encoding YdeI/OmpD-associated family protein; translated protein: MIHFKAEIERFEQMGEKSGWSYVFIPAVLANNIKQNCKKSFRVKGRIDNIEVDGMAVMPIGEGDFILALKAELRKKLKKEFGASLELILEEDKNFKIEMPEDLEICLAEEEHLMHNFLKQAKSHQNYYINWINQAKTEATRTKRIVMTITAMDKQQDFGAMIRESKGNKS
- a CDS encoding Fic family protein, whose product is MLYNWELPDWPNFTFLINKIERKLYDFAQGTGEVNALLKSLSANVRQETILELMLAEAIKTSEIEGEFLSREDVMSSIKNNLGLNKTSEIVKDKRASGIADLMINVRNTFEEALNNQVLSNWHKLLFVNNNSINVGSWRTSNDKMQVVSGRLSNEIVHFEAPPSSKVSHEMDVFFEWFNRTSPNNKQEIKDPIIRAGIAHLYFESIHPFEDGNGRIGRAIAEKAISQTLGRPVSLSLSKTIESDKEKYYQALKNAQKSNEITDWLIYFVDVALDAQLGAKKMIDFTLNKIKVFDLFKERLNERQQKVLQKMYSFGLDGFIGGMSTKKYISITSTSKATATRDLQVLENLGILVAFGGGRSIHYHLNYP